A genomic stretch from Patagioenas fasciata isolate bPatFas1 chromosome 10, bPatFas1.hap1, whole genome shotgun sequence includes:
- the GNAT1 gene encoding guanine nucleotide-binding protein G(t) subunit alpha-1 — MGAGASAEEKHSRELEKKLKEDAEKDARTVKLLLLGAGESGKSTIVKQMKIIHQDGYSLEECLEFIAIIYSNTLQSMLAIVRAMTTLNIQYGDSARQDDARKLLHLSDTIEEGTMPKEMSDIIGRLWKDTGIQACFDRASEYQLNDSAGYYLSDLERLVTPGYVPTEQDVLRSRVKTTGIIETQFSFKDLNFRMFDVGGQRSERKKWIHCFEGVTCIIFIAALSAYDMVLVEDDEVNRMHESLHLFNSICNHRYFATTSIVLFLNKKDVFLEKIKKAHLSICFPDYDGPNTYDDAGNYIKLQFLELNMRRDVKEIYSHMTCATDTENVKFVFDAVTDIIIKENLKDCGLF, encoded by the exons ATGGGTGCCGGGGCCAGTGCTGAGGAGAAGCACTCCCGTGAGCTAGAGAAGAAACTCAAGGAGGATGCTGAGAAGGATGCCAGGACCgtcaagctgctgctgctgg GAGCAGGAGAGTCAGGGAAGAGCACCATTGTCAAGCAGATGAA GATCATCCACCAGGACGGTTACTCGCTGGAGGAATGCCTGGAGTTCATCGCCATCATCTACAGCAACACGCTCCAGTCCATGCTGGCCATTGTGCGGGCCATGACCACTCTCAACATCCAGTATGGGGACTCAGCTCGCCAG GACGATGCCCGCAAGCTGCTGCATCTCTCCGACACCATTGAGGAGGGCACCATGCCCAAGGAGATGTCAGACATCATTGGGCGGCTCTGGAAGGACACAGGCATCCAGGCCTGCTTTGACCGTGCCTCCGAGTACCAGCTCAACGACTCGGCCGGCTA CTACCTGTCAGACCTGGAACGCCTGGTGACACCTGGCTATGTCCCCACGGAGCAGGACGTGTTGCGCTCACGCGTCAAGACCACCGGCATAATCGAGACCCAGTTCTCCTTCAAAGACCTCAACTTCAG GATGTTCGATGTGGGTGGCCAGCGCTCGGAGCGCAAGAAGTGGATCCACTGCTTTGAAGGGGTGACCTGCATCATCTTCATTGCAGCCCTCAGCGCCTATGACATGGTCCTGGTGGAGGATGACGAAGTG AACCGCATGCACGAGAGCCTGCACCTCTTCAACAGCATCTGCAACCACCGTTACTTTGCCACCACCTCCATTGTCCTCTTCCTCAACAAGAAGGATGTCTTCCTGGAGAAGATCAAGAAGGCCCATCTCAGCATCTGCTTCCCTGACTacgatg GTCCCAACACCTATGATGATGCGGGCAACTACatcaagctgcagttcctggagcTGAACATGCGGCGGGATGTGAAGGAGATCTACTCCCACATGACCTGCGCCACTGATACTGAGAACGTCAAGTTCGTCTTTGACGCCGTCACTGACATCATCATTAAGGAAAACCTCAAGGACTGCGGGCTCTTCTGA
- the LOC136105806 gene encoding semaphorin-3F isoform X1 codes for MPVVGVLLWATLLTLGWRAAHAKDHSVATPRVQLSFKELKATGTAHFFNFLLNSSDYRILLKDEDHDRMYVGSKDYVLSLDLHDINREPLIIHWPASQQRIEECILSGKNSNGECGNFIRLIQPWNRTHLYVCGTGAYNPVCTFVNRGRKAQGFPPSQPGGRESRSTDGPLSPRPAQSKDYIFYLEPDKLESGKGKCSYDPKVDTVSALINEELYAGVYIDFMGTDAAIFRTMGKQTAMRTDQYNSRWLNDPAFVRAQLIPDSSERNDDKLYFFFREKSADAPLSPGVYSRIGRICLNDDGGHCCLVNKWSTFLKARLVCSVPGPDGIETHFDELQDVFIQQTQDTKNPVIYAVFSASGSVFKGSAVCVYSMADIRMVFNGPFAHKEGPNYQWMPYTGKMPYPRPGTCPGGTFTPSMKSTKDYPDEVINFMRAHPLMYHAVYPTHRRPLVVRTNVNYRFTTVAVDQVDAADGRYEVLFLGTDRGTVQKVIVLPRDDMETEELMLEEIEVFKVPAPVKTMTISSKRQQLYVSSAVGVTHLALHRCDVYGEACADCCLARDPYCAWDGSACTRYSASSKRRSRRQDVRHGNPIRQCRGYNSNANKNAVEAVQYGVEGSTAFLECQPRSPQASVKWLLQKDNSDRRKELRVEGRVLRTEQGLLLRALQLTDSGLYSCTATENNFKHTVTKVQLRVLSSRAVHAVLVQVETPPGLPGAPTPRYQDLLQLLTQPEMGLLDQYCQGYWRHTAASPPQPLAGLKAKEQQEQKKPRNRRNHQPETYGHT; via the exons ATGCCCGTGGTCGGTGTCCTCCTCTGGGCCACCCTGCTGACTCTGGGCTGGCGGGCGGCCCACGCCAAGGACCACAGTGTTGCCACCCCCAGGGTCCAGCTCTCCTTCAAAG AGCTAAAGGCGACGGGCACAGCACACTTCTTCAACTTCCTCCTCAACTCCAGCGACTACCGCATTCTACTGAAGGACGAGGACCACGACCGCATGTATGTGGGCAGCAAGGACTATGTCCTCTCGCTGGATCTCCATGACATCAACCGCGAGCCCCTCATC ATCCACTGGCCCGCGTCCCAGCAGAGGATCGAGGAGTGCATCCTGTCGGGCAAGAACAGCAAC ggGGAGTGTGGCAACTTCATCCGCCTGATCCAGCCCTGGAACCGGACCCACCTCTATGTTTGTGGCACTGGCGCCTACAACCCCGTCTGCACCTTTGTCAACCGTGGGCGCAAAGCCCAG gggtTTCCGCCGAGCCAGCCGGGAGGCCGGGAAAGCAGATCCACCGACGGCCCCCTCAGCCCAAGACCAGCACAAAGCAAG GATTATATCTTCTACCTGGAGCCAGACAAACTGGAATCGGGCAAGGGGAAGTGTTCCTACGACCCCAAAGTAGACACTGTCTCTGCGTTAATAA ATGAAGAGCTCTATGCTGGTGTCTACATCGACTTCATGGGCACGGACGCAGCCATCTTCCGCACCATGGGCAAGCAGACAGCCATGAGGACAGACCAGTACAATTCACGCTGGCTAAATG ACCCGGCCTTTGTCCGTGCCCAGCTCATCCCCGACAGCAGCGAGAGGAACGATGACAAGCTCTACTTCTTCTTCCGAGAGAAGTCGGCTGATGCTCCGCTGAGCCCTGGGGTCTATTCCCGCATCGGGCGCATTTGCCTG AATGACGATGGAGGCCACTGCTGCCTCGTGAACAAGTGGAGCACCTTCCTGAAGGCTCGGCTTGTGTGCTCCGTGCCCGGACCCGATGGGATCGAAACACACTTCGACGAGCTCC AGGATGTCTTCATCCAGCAGACTCAGGACACTAAGAACCCTGTTATCTACGCGGTATTCTCTGCTTCGGG GTCGGTCTTcaaaggctctgctgtctgcGTCTACTCCATGGCTGATATCCGCATGGTCTTCAATGGGCCCTTTGCGCACAAGGAGGGACCCAACTACCAGTGGATGCCCTACACGGGCAAGATGCCCTACCCCCGGCCAGGCACC TGCCCCGGGGGGACCTTCACCCCATCCATGAAGTCGACCAAGGACTACCCCGATGAAGTGATCAACTTCATGCGTGCGCACCCACTGATGTACCATGCTGTCTACCCCACGCACCGCCGGCCGCTGGTGGTCCGCACCAACGTCAACTACCGCTTCACCACCGTGGCCGTCGACCAGGTGGATGCGGCAGACGGGCGCTATGAGGTGCTTTTCCTGGGCACAG ATCGAGGCACCGTGCAAAAGGTCATCGTGCTCCCCCGGGATGACATGGAAACGGAGGAGCTCATGCTGGAAGAGATTGAGGTGTTCAAG GTGCCAGCACCCGTCAAGACGATGACCATCTCCTCCAAGAGG CAACAGCTGTATGTGTCCTCGGCTGTTGGTGTGACCCACCTGGCCCTGCACCGCTGTGACGTCTATGGGGAAGCCTGTGCTGACTGCTGCCTGGCGCGGGACCCGTACTGCGCCTGGGATGGCAGTGCCTGCACCCGCTACTCTGCCTCCTCCAAAAG GCGGAGCCGGAGGCAGGACGTGCGGCATGGCAACCCCATCCGCCAGTGCCGGGGCTACAACTCCAACG CTAACAAGAATGCGGTGGAGGCCGTGCAGTACGGGGTGGAGGGCAGCACCGCTTTCCTGGAATGCCAGCCCCGCTCGCCCCAGGCCAGCGTCAAGTGGCTGCTACAGAAGGACAACAGTGACCGACGGAAAGAG CTGCGGGTGGAGGGCCGGGTGCTGCGGACGGAGCAGGGCTTGCTGCTGCGTGCCCTCCAGCTCACCGACAGCGGCCTCTACTCGTGCACTGCCACCGAGAACAACTTCAAACACACAGTGACCAAGGTGCAGCTCCGCGTCCTCAGCAGCCGCGCTGTCCACGccgtgctggtgcaggtggagaCCCCCCCCGGCCTGCCTGGGGCCCCCACTCCCCGCTACCAGGacctgctgcagctcctcacccAGCCTGAAATGGGACTCCTGGACCAGTACTGCCAGGGCTACTGGCGGCACACGGCCGCTAGCCCCCCCCAGCCGCTGGCTGGCCTCAAAGCcaaggagcagcaggagcagaagaaacCTCGGAACCGCCGGAATCACCAGCCAGAGACCTACGGGCACACATGA
- the LOC136105806 gene encoding semaphorin-3F isoform X2 codes for MPVVGVLLWATLLTLGWRAAHAKDHSVATPRVQLSFKELKATGTAHFFNFLLNSSDYRILLKDEDHDRMYVGSKDYVLSLDLHDINREPLIIHWPASQQRIEECILSGKNSNGECGNFIRLIQPWNRTHLYVCGTGAYNPVCTFVNRGRKAQDYIFYLEPDKLESGKGKCSYDPKVDTVSALINEELYAGVYIDFMGTDAAIFRTMGKQTAMRTDQYNSRWLNDPAFVRAQLIPDSSERNDDKLYFFFREKSADAPLSPGVYSRIGRICLNDDGGHCCLVNKWSTFLKARLVCSVPGPDGIETHFDELQDVFIQQTQDTKNPVIYAVFSASGSVFKGSAVCVYSMADIRMVFNGPFAHKEGPNYQWMPYTGKMPYPRPGTCPGGTFTPSMKSTKDYPDEVINFMRAHPLMYHAVYPTHRRPLVVRTNVNYRFTTVAVDQVDAADGRYEVLFLGTDRGTVQKVIVLPRDDMETEELMLEEIEVFKVPAPVKTMTISSKRQQLYVSSAVGVTHLALHRCDVYGEACADCCLARDPYCAWDGSACTRYSASSKRRSRRQDVRHGNPIRQCRGYNSNANKNAVEAVQYGVEGSTAFLECQPRSPQASVKWLLQKDNSDRRKELRVEGRVLRTEQGLLLRALQLTDSGLYSCTATENNFKHTVTKVQLRVLSSRAVHAVLVQVETPPGLPGAPTPRYQDLLQLLTQPEMGLLDQYCQGYWRHTAASPPQPLAGLKAKEQQEQKKPRNRRNHQPETYGHT; via the exons ATGCCCGTGGTCGGTGTCCTCCTCTGGGCCACCCTGCTGACTCTGGGCTGGCGGGCGGCCCACGCCAAGGACCACAGTGTTGCCACCCCCAGGGTCCAGCTCTCCTTCAAAG AGCTAAAGGCGACGGGCACAGCACACTTCTTCAACTTCCTCCTCAACTCCAGCGACTACCGCATTCTACTGAAGGACGAGGACCACGACCGCATGTATGTGGGCAGCAAGGACTATGTCCTCTCGCTGGATCTCCATGACATCAACCGCGAGCCCCTCATC ATCCACTGGCCCGCGTCCCAGCAGAGGATCGAGGAGTGCATCCTGTCGGGCAAGAACAGCAAC ggGGAGTGTGGCAACTTCATCCGCCTGATCCAGCCCTGGAACCGGACCCACCTCTATGTTTGTGGCACTGGCGCCTACAACCCCGTCTGCACCTTTGTCAACCGTGGGCGCAAAGCCCAG GATTATATCTTCTACCTGGAGCCAGACAAACTGGAATCGGGCAAGGGGAAGTGTTCCTACGACCCCAAAGTAGACACTGTCTCTGCGTTAATAA ATGAAGAGCTCTATGCTGGTGTCTACATCGACTTCATGGGCACGGACGCAGCCATCTTCCGCACCATGGGCAAGCAGACAGCCATGAGGACAGACCAGTACAATTCACGCTGGCTAAATG ACCCGGCCTTTGTCCGTGCCCAGCTCATCCCCGACAGCAGCGAGAGGAACGATGACAAGCTCTACTTCTTCTTCCGAGAGAAGTCGGCTGATGCTCCGCTGAGCCCTGGGGTCTATTCCCGCATCGGGCGCATTTGCCTG AATGACGATGGAGGCCACTGCTGCCTCGTGAACAAGTGGAGCACCTTCCTGAAGGCTCGGCTTGTGTGCTCCGTGCCCGGACCCGATGGGATCGAAACACACTTCGACGAGCTCC AGGATGTCTTCATCCAGCAGACTCAGGACACTAAGAACCCTGTTATCTACGCGGTATTCTCTGCTTCGGG GTCGGTCTTcaaaggctctgctgtctgcGTCTACTCCATGGCTGATATCCGCATGGTCTTCAATGGGCCCTTTGCGCACAAGGAGGGACCCAACTACCAGTGGATGCCCTACACGGGCAAGATGCCCTACCCCCGGCCAGGCACC TGCCCCGGGGGGACCTTCACCCCATCCATGAAGTCGACCAAGGACTACCCCGATGAAGTGATCAACTTCATGCGTGCGCACCCACTGATGTACCATGCTGTCTACCCCACGCACCGCCGGCCGCTGGTGGTCCGCACCAACGTCAACTACCGCTTCACCACCGTGGCCGTCGACCAGGTGGATGCGGCAGACGGGCGCTATGAGGTGCTTTTCCTGGGCACAG ATCGAGGCACCGTGCAAAAGGTCATCGTGCTCCCCCGGGATGACATGGAAACGGAGGAGCTCATGCTGGAAGAGATTGAGGTGTTCAAG GTGCCAGCACCCGTCAAGACGATGACCATCTCCTCCAAGAGG CAACAGCTGTATGTGTCCTCGGCTGTTGGTGTGACCCACCTGGCCCTGCACCGCTGTGACGTCTATGGGGAAGCCTGTGCTGACTGCTGCCTGGCGCGGGACCCGTACTGCGCCTGGGATGGCAGTGCCTGCACCCGCTACTCTGCCTCCTCCAAAAG GCGGAGCCGGAGGCAGGACGTGCGGCATGGCAACCCCATCCGCCAGTGCCGGGGCTACAACTCCAACG CTAACAAGAATGCGGTGGAGGCCGTGCAGTACGGGGTGGAGGGCAGCACCGCTTTCCTGGAATGCCAGCCCCGCTCGCCCCAGGCCAGCGTCAAGTGGCTGCTACAGAAGGACAACAGTGACCGACGGAAAGAG CTGCGGGTGGAGGGCCGGGTGCTGCGGACGGAGCAGGGCTTGCTGCTGCGTGCCCTCCAGCTCACCGACAGCGGCCTCTACTCGTGCACTGCCACCGAGAACAACTTCAAACACACAGTGACCAAGGTGCAGCTCCGCGTCCTCAGCAGCCGCGCTGTCCACGccgtgctggtgcaggtggagaCCCCCCCCGGCCTGCCTGGGGCCCCCACTCCCCGCTACCAGGacctgctgcagctcctcacccAGCCTGAAATGGGACTCCTGGACCAGTACTGCCAGGGCTACTGGCGGCACACGGCCGCTAGCCCCCCCCAGCCGCTGGCTGGCCTCAAAGCcaaggagcagcaggagcagaagaaacCTCGGAACCGCCGGAATCACCAGCCAGAGACCTACGGGCACACATGA